The window TACTTTACCTCTACTGTGGAGCCAAAATAGTGCAGTAGTACTTGCTGCTGCCGGGGTGCACTGGATTATGgcaccaaaagaagaaattaaaAGAATCGTTAAGCCTTTGTTGTTTCTGTTGAGATCATCCAGTGCCTCAAAATATGTGGTAATTTTTTGTCTCCTACTAGTTTGAGTCAAAACTGATTATTATTTACATGGTGTAATATGTCTCAGGGGCCATTGAACTTTTTAGCCTAGAGTGATAGAAAACGAACATTGAGAGGTggcattttatttatttaaccATTGACAACATAACCTTGATCCTCTGTTAACTTCTTGGCCTGTTTCGGTAGGAGTTTGTCACCTGCAATGCATATGACCTTCTATGGGAACTCAAGCTTTGATGAGTTTGTATTCAGTTGTAATGATATtcagtgttatcaaaggcgcgctttgagcgcgcttaagccctgaagcgaggctcaaaacatgttgagcgtttcgcctcgctttatgtgcgcttcagtgtcatcatcaaggctctaagacatacttttccttgccaatgagcctctcttggagAGGTGACACTAGaggattgatatttcactttaccgtaatatttttacaatcactttgtccatatatttgttattcatgcttattattatcaatcttggactaaacatatacatatttgtatttttgcaccattgcgctttTTTCCATTAAAGCCCCCACTTTATTTgtgctttgcgcttaaagccccagctgaccttagagcttttttgcgcttttcgcttttgataacactgatgATATTGTAGATTGAAAAAACTTGGCAATATAAATTACACAAGAGGTTAAAACATTGTAAAGTCCTCTCAATTCTCTTGCTTGTAATTGTTTAAAGGTCACCTTGTGCTGTTCTAGCCTGTCAATGGGGCAAAAACACATGTAAAAATAGTTTGACAATCTCCACTTCCTAATTTCACAAGTTGCTGCTAGAGTTTTATACTCCCAAAAAAAAAGAGTGAGAAAAGAATGATGTCATTCTATTGCCGGGAGTGTGACTTAGAGGTTAAAGGAAGAGGAATATGGCTTGGGGAAGGGAGGATGACAACTCAAGGCAGAGGGGTGCGCACCATAATCTTTTTTCGATTTCTCACTTTTCTTGTCATTTGGACTGAAAATCTAGTTGAATGTCTATATTGGATCACTTAAATAGTAGTGACAGTCACTGACTTGTATATAAAAAAAGTATTGATTGTCAAGTTGCTGCTTTCCTAAGCTCAGCCAGCAAATCAACATCTGCCAATCAATTTCTTTGCCCTGAAGTTTACTGTACTGTTAGTTGACTTGGTTCAAGTCTTTTTCACATTTTATTCGGCCTAAAAATCTGGGGTGTTTCTATGAAGATTTATCCACACTTTAGGTTGTGAAATAAGTGTTTTTTGGTACTGGATTAGAGCTCTCCTTCTACAGGATGTTTCACAAGTTAAAGAGATTTTTGGCCATAGTTTAAGAAGATCGAATTCTCCCATAACTTACTAGCTAGTGAGATGAGGTCGTTCAGACCTTTAAGGGCTGTTCTTTAGAACTTTGTTTTCCTGAAAACACTATGACCACATTATTTTGCTGCAATCATACATCCATCCTTTAAGTAGAACTTTGTTTTTGTGAAAACACTATAGCCCGACTTTGCTGCCATCTATGTTTTGGTGTATATGTAATGCTTTGGTTGATGCAGGTGCTCTGCAACATTCAAGTGTTTGCTAAAGCAATGCCTACCTTGTTTATTTCCCATTTTGAAGACTTCTTCGTGAGCTCTACTGATCCGTATCAAGTAAAAGCTCTGAAGCTTGACATACTCTCTTTAATTGTGACAGATTCATCAATTTCACCTATTTTTAATGAGTTCCAGGTACACTTTCTCATCAAAACTTTACCTATATGTACATTTTCGAACTATAATGATTGTCTTAATCTAATTATTTGAGATGCTATATGCTAGCCAAACTCAGCTTTATACGTTAATGAATCCTCTCAAAGCACCTTCCTCTCCTTTTTTATATGCCATTGAATGTAGTGTTTGGTTTATTCTTTATCAACAAAAAAGGGAGTATGTGTGCGTATTTCAATTTTCTTAATTGTTGCAATTTAGCTGCTTGCACATTGGGGTTTCTAATCTCTTTACAGCCACGTGTTAACTTCAGCATCATTATATTCTTTTTCTCTTTGTTGTCGTGGAATTAGTCATGCAAGCTAGTGCTAATTTGTTAGTTAATTTCTAGGATTATATCAAAGATCCAGACAGAAGGTTTGCTGCAGATGCTGTCGCTGCTATTGGTTTATGTGCCCAACGACTTCCAAATATAGCAAGCATATGTCTGGAAGGGCTATTGGTTTTGACTTCATCTGGTAAAAGCATCTTCTGTCTATGGAATCTATAGGAGAGCTTTTGTTTTATGTAATTCTGAGCTTCATTGCTTTATTTATTTAGTTTCAATTATTTAAGTGATCACGGACATGCAGAAATTTCAGATGTGGACATAGCATCAATGGATGAAGAAGCAGTTATTCTGATTCAAGCAATAAATTCCATCAAAACAATCATAAAACATGAACCCTCAAGTCGTGACAAAGTGAGTTGCTTTACTAACTCAGGAAATTTACACATTTTGCAATTTCTAGCCAATTACTCTCATTTTGTTTAGCTATTAATTAATGATGATATCTTACACAGAATTTCTAACACACCCCTAACAGAGGACAGTCCTTTTAGGAATTTTTTTTGGTCTGGTAAcaagtactccctccattcagTTTACATTAcactatttccttattagtccgttCAAAAAAGAATGTAacatttctatatttgaaaacatCTAATTATAAACATCACATTTTACCCTTAGTGAGAAGTTCtgatagccacacaaatattatggcatgtttaagaccacaagttttaaaagtcttatAGCCGCACAaatgttatgacatgtttaagaccacaagtttcaaaagtgtcCCCTTAAAATTCCTTAAGAAGTcgaactatgtcacataaattgaaatggagggatataTAGTGTTTCTTTAATGTTGCTTCAAGTATAAGGTAGCATTGAGACTGCTTATTATCTTAGGAGTCTTTTAATGGGTAGCGTTGCATGTTCACAGTCCTTTCGGAGAAGAAGGTGTCAATGGACTTGTCTTGCCACCTCTCTCATGTGGACGTCAGAAGAAATTTTATATGTTGCAGAAATTTAATATACTGTTTACGTTTTTCTGACATGGAACTTTTGAATCTGAGCTCTAATTGTAACTTAGAGACACATTTATTAAACAAAAAGTTTATAGTTTGGAGCAGAACTCCACTAAAGGAGCCTGTAGTGACTAGCGCCACTGGAAATGTGGAAATCTTTTGCGTTAACTGAGCCATGAGTAGAAACTTTACATTTAAATCTACATGCATTCTTTTATGTTCTCCCTGCATATAATGATTAACATACTATTCAAaaacccaaaaagaaaaaagaatgaaGTATATACTATAATCTGTGATAcacttaaaaagaaaaaagaatgaaGTATATACTATAATCTGTGATACAGAACTTACTCACTCACTTCTTTTGACAAAGGTAATTGTTCATTTGGCACGTAAGTTGGATTCTATCCGAGTACCAAGTGCACGTGCAATGATTATTTGGATGTTGGGCGAGTATAACTCCACGGGACATATAATTCCCAAGGTGTTACCCACAGTTCTCAAGTATCTTGCTTGGACTTTTTCTTCAGAAGCACTTGAAGCAAAGCTCCAGATTCTTAATGCGATGGTCAAGGTAGAACGCTACAAATAGCTTTTGTTTTTCCTCAATGAGCCTCTAGCTCAATGTTTTTGGATGGTTTGCATTTATCATAATTGCATTGCTTTTTAGCTCTGGAAAATCTTCTTGTTTTCTCATAATTATATTCCTTTGACTCATATTATTTGTTGTTGCTACTGTTCCATTGTTTTCAGTATGGCTCCTTCACTTCTGTATTTGCTTTACATACTTGATTTTTGATATGCTTTACTGAGctgagggtctattggaaacagcctctctaccttctcaaggtagggggtaaggctgcgtacacgccaccctccccagacctcacttgtgggattacactgggtatgttgttgttgtatattccTTTGATGTTCTTGGCTTAAGTGGAATATTTGCATATGGCTGTACTTTGCGTTGTTAAGACGAAAATTGAATCTATAAACAAATAGCACAGGTGAGCTAACTGTTTAACGGCTTCAATTGCTATTGAGAAGCACGACTGACATTATAGGAGCATCATCTCCACTATCAGCAATGATACTTTTTCATGCCAAATTTAGTTACTTCATTTTCTATCGAGGATGTAGCTTGACGTGAGATGCGAATTCTGTTATATACTAAATTCTATGGTGTTTGTTTATCCGCATAGGCATCTTACAAAATTAATAATGACATGTATCTTTTTTATTAACTAAAGACGATTATTACAGTATATTTATTATGAGGAGTGCTTGCTGTACTTTCAAGCTCTCTGTAATATGATTAATCTGTCCTAAAATATGATTGGTAAAACATATCTGAACTGATATACTCTTGTGAGTTTACATATTTAACTTATTCTGCTCTTAGATCTGACATATGGGCTTCTCGAAAGTACAAGATTAGATGTTGCATACTCCTGTATTCTTCGAGAAAGAGATGCTATCCAGATATGCAACTAATTTGGTTCCTTAATGAAGTAATTTCCTTTGATTAATCAATGGTTGAATTTCACAAACCTCCGGTTGATAGTTCAGGAACCTTGTCTCATTTAATCAACAATAGGCTTGGATGTTTTTCAGGTCTTATTACATGCAGAAGGGGAAGCACTATCAACCTTCAAGACACTCTTAAACTATGTACTTGAACTAGCTAAATGTGACTTGAATTATGATATCCGTGACCGTGCACGTCTTCTACAGAAACTCTTATCCCACTATATTGGCACTCATGAGTTGGAAGAATCAGCTCACCGAGCAGCTCCTGACAGCGCATTGCATGTACTTGCAGGACACTTATTTGGGAGAGAAACAAAGCCCAGTCCGTCAGAACCGTTAGCTTATCGGTTTTATCTTCCTGGATCTCTTTCACTGATGGTTCTTCATGCTGCTCCAGGATACGAACCTCTCCCACAGCCATTAAGTTTGATTTGCGATGACACTACTCATGAATCCAATATGGTAAAAGATATGAAGCAACCGGAGAATGGAGCCACTCAAAGTGAATCGTATGAAACTGATGATGCTGACTCGGTATCTGGATCACTAAATGAAGAAAGCACATCTGGTTACAATTCTCAAGATTCTCCAACTGGCTCAAGTGGAACTCGGGGTAGCCACGGGAGTGGGTCTGTGAGTGATGATGACGGGCACGCTGGTCCACTGATTCATCTGTCTGACAGTGGCAATGCTCATGGGAATCAGTTGGGACCAAGGATTAATCAAAATTCTGACTCCAATGATCTTGGGGAATTAATGTCTGTAAGAGCTCTTGAATCCTGGTTGGATGACAGTCCTGgttctacccacaattctgtagaattgaataatgtctttCAATCATTGGCCAGAATTTCAATTGGAGATATTAGTAGCAGAGTTAAACCTAAATCCTACACTTTGTTAGATCCTGCAAATGGAAATGGCTTGAGTGTGGAATACACATTTTCATCAGAGGTGTCAAGCATATCTCCTCTGCTTGTTTGTATTCAGGTTACATTTATCAACAGTTCGGTGGAAGCTATGTCCAATTTACAGTTGGTCGAAGAGGATTCTGGCATGAGGGTAGAATCTTCAGATCAAGTGCTGACATCAGATGAGAGGTAATTGTTGCGCTTTGCAATTTTCAGTATATACTTTGTTGTTCAGAATAATAGTGATTCTTATATTGAATAATGCTGCTTTGAGAACATGCCTTTGAATATTTCTTTTGTCAATCACCTTTTCCTAGATATAAAAGAGGAAAGAAATGTTACGGTAAGATAGTTAATTAAGTTCCACTGTCCTTTGTGAAAGTTCTCTTTCTCATCTAGAAAGCCATCTTTTCAGTTCCTCTTGTTGCTTTATGAACTAGTGGCCAGGAGTTCATTGTTTCACTGGTCTTCAGGCCTTCACTGAAATTCTCAGCCAGaaaagtactccctctgtcccaatttatgcgacacactttcctttttagtctgtcccaaaaagaatgccTCCTTTccatatttagaaacaatttaactttaaaattccccttttacccttaatgagaagatttacaaccacacaaatatctgaaagcttgttttggaccacaaatttcaaaagtctcttctttctttcttaaactccgttcCAAGTCAAATGGGGCCACATGAATTGGGGTGGAGGGAGTAGATATTATCATAGAGATGTCTTAGACCATTGTAGAAATGTAAACACATGCTCATCTCTAGTCACTTAAATGTATAATTGGTAGGATCTCAGTACCTGACTTCCAGGTTCCTGAATGGTCAGTTATTCATATAATATGATTTGATAGTGTAAAGGGTGCATTTCTGTTTTAATTTGTTTCTTATTCTTCTCTGTTGCCATGTAATGTTCTGGTTTCTTCTCCTGCTGTCATTGTCTTTGATTGTTAGTAGTATGACAACATTGGCATTAAGATCGTTCTGTTTAGTCATGCTATGGCATCTTAGACAACATTGGCATTAAGATCGTGCTGTTTAGTCATGCTATGGCATCTTACTCTTTTTTCAAGTTGGTGAGGGCTCTTGCACTTGCTCATCTTTGTTTGTAGTTCCAAGATGTCTGTTAATGATGTGCCGACTCTAGTTCCAATGGAAAAAATTGCTAAGCTGGAGCAGGGTCAGGTTACGCAGAGAACCCTTCAGGTCCGGTTCCACCATCATCTTTTGCCCCTTAAGCTGCTTTTATGGTGCAATGACAAGAAATATCCTGTGAAGTTGAGACCTGATATCGGATATTTTGTAAAACCTCTTCCAATGGAAATCGATGTGTTCTCAGTCAAGGAATCTCAGCTGCCTGGAATGTTTGAATATTTAAGGAGGTCAGTTATTATTTTATTCATCTTTGGTGAAGTGTATGAAAAGATCAACTATTTGCGACCTTGAACCCTTGAAATTTGGTGCTTCATTGTTTTGCGTCTCATGTCTCTGCTGAGAAGTCAAGATATTGTTGCTTTTTATGAAACCAAATCGGCAAATCCGATTGTGTTATTTGCGGATCTGCTGATATTTTATTAGGTTAAGTCAACTGAGATATGCCATTTTGCCGTTTTTCGAAAATGATGACAATTCTCTGATCTTGAACTGTGTGGTTCCTTGTTCTGGAACCTTATAAATGGGAAAAGTGAAAAACCCTCTGAATGACATCTGAGAAATATCGGTTTTAAGTTGAATGTGTAAATGAAAGTTTGAAGTTCTCCATAATTTATTGTTTTATGGACTTTACACCTCATTGTTCCGGGATTCTCTTGTGACCATTTTCCTATAATTTGCTACAGGTGTACTTTCATTGACCATATTGAAGAACTTAACAAGCTTGAGAGCCCCTTAGCAAAGGACAACTTCCTTGTAATCTGTGAGACTTTGGCTTTAAAGGTGCTTAGTAATGCCAATCTTTTTCTTGTATCTGTGGACATGCCTGTTGGCACCAACCTCGATGATGCTTCAGGTTTACGGCTTAGGTTCAGTGGTGAGATATTAAGCAACTCAATCCCATGTTTAATTACTATTACTGTTGAAGGTAGATGCTCTGAACCGCTGGACACTGCAGTAAAAGTCAACTGCGAAGAGACTGTTTTTGGCCTGAACTTTTTGAACAGGGTTGTAAATTTTTTGACTGAGCCTGCTCGTTCATGATGAGAATCTAGTTTAATCTGAAATAACCTGATCATTGGATTATTGTTTGTTCAAGAGGGGTTAATTATGTACATTTTCCTTGTATCATTGGACTATTGGTGGCCTTTGCAATGGTAGTTTCTCCATATGTGAAGGTCAAGTTACTGCAAATGTAAATCTGACACCACTGTTTGTTTATATGATATGATTTGTTGCTTTACCTCAATGCATTGGTATTACTTATGGAATCccaaaagtaaaagaaaaagaaagggaatAATGCTTTGGAAGAACACACTAGTTTTAACTAGTCACCGAAAAAAAAGAGTCAGGGAGATGCATTTTATGAATTACTATCCGGAACAAAAACTCTCTCAACCTTAAACCGACAATCCAAGGGTTTACACCGATGGCAACTTCTCTctctttgggtgtgtttggtacggaggaaaatgttttctcgGAAAAAAAGTGAGTTTCTTAGTGTTTGGTAAGGAAACAAAATTTTTTTTATCTCAAAAGTACTTATATGTAAGATAGCAAGATTATGGGGGTGGGATGGTGCGGGGACGGGGGATTTGGAGGTAGCGGGAGGTGGGATGGTCaaggggtgggggttgggggcaTTGGGTGGGTGGGGAGAGACAATAAACTTGAAATGTCATTTATAGAATTTATTTTCCTCATTTCTATTAAggaagtcatttttctcattcttaccgaacttattttcttagagAAAATGTATTCCAAAACATTTTTACCaatcaaatatgagaaaattgaaaaatgttttactccataccaaacacacccttgcTCTTGGATAATTTGATTGGGGGTTGCGGAGTAAGAGGTTGTGAAATGATGTGTAGTGGAAATTAACTTCAAATTAAAGATTTTTGGCATCATTTGAAGGATCAATGTTCGAATCCATCATTGACCTTTTCAGAGAGCAAGAGTAAAGTAATTGGCTGTATATCCATTCTACCAGTGATTCCATATCTTTCATGTGGCATTATATGAGCTTGGGCACCACTAGCTTCTTCTTACTTGTCACACTTACTGAAGCTTCCAAGTACACTTTTTGCTCTCTACAGTTCATTAATAACTTCATCTGGTGCATAGATCCTTTAGCTGCAACAACACAACATCGTTAAGACGAGAGGAATTTTTATACTTGCATTCCAGATTCCATCTAATATAAGAGAGACCTATAAAATAAAGACTGATGAATTTTATAGTTAGTTTCTCTTTTTGGGTTGATTGCGCTGCACATTCGCCACGTTGTTGAGGGTTGTTCCCATGGCGGTTGACACGACATGCTGAGgattttttctttaaaattttgtgattggaatttgaaaaaaaaaaaaaggggaatagCACAAAGGAGAACAACATAAATGCTTTTTTTTAGTTACTTAACAGGTGTCACTTGCTGATTGGTCCATTTCCCATGTCAACGCTCTAGAAAATCACCCACTTTATTTCCTGTTCGTATCAGTGTGCCAGCTCAATAGTTTGCTTAGGTGCACATACTTTGGAGAGTAACGTTTGACTTTTGTTTGTGTATTGAATGAATTTTGTGACAAAGCTAAAGGTAGTGTTCGTCAAATTGAAATTATTTTGAAAGGAAACGGAATTTGTTCTAATTCCTTTTAGCTCTAAGAAAATATGATTAGACTGAATGTATTTAATGCATTTTTCTTTTATCTCTTAGTCGTTGATTGAATCTACTACCACAGTCGAGAAGTTGCAAAATTTGGAAACTCCCCTTGTTGGGGTAGGAATGCAGGTGAAGAAATAATCAAAATATTCCTTTTTCTCTGAGCTCAACTGCTCGAAAGGCATTTCATGATCAATTTGATCCCCTTATAGTCCACCGTAAAAGTACTATCCTAGATGGCAAAATTGTAACTCATTTCATAGCACATTACTCTTGGAAGTACTATTCACAAGTTTATATTAGGCATTCGGTCTTCAAGGTTTAACACTCAAAATTACACTCCTTGTCCGAGTTACATACTCTAACTTGTTCAGACACAAGTATAAACAAATTTAAGTTTCATTTtatttaaatgaaaaatgttaAGAACTGCAGATAAAGCTCAATTGAAgaatttttaactttttttttttttaaaaaatgaagtAGATCTCTTAGATCATAGCTATTATATCAAAGAATTATCGAGTTGTTTAGAGAGTACTATCTTTGTTCCCATTTATGTGAAAGGGTTCGAAATACGAAAGTCAAAACACTTTAAATTTAAATATATTGATTCTTCagatatttaaaaataaaatttacatatttaaaaactacacaAAAAGTATTCCAAATCAGCATAGCTAATGATTCAAAATATTTCAAACAAATGCGGAAGAAAACTATAATCAAATAGAAAATAGTTTGACCCTTCAAATAGTCACATATTCACATAAAATGGGAGGCCGGAAGTAATAAGTTCCCCTGGCAAGAAACTAGAGAAATTCTGGGACGAtgcaatttctttttaaaagcaAAAGGACAGATAATTTTGGACAAAAGAAATTAATATGCATATGCATCACACGTGCCATATTGGCGAATTTCTAGTAAATTTATAATTGGCAAGCCTGttaaaaatagaacaaatcaaatcaagagGATAAAGAAATGAGGGTTGCCGTGAGTGTGACAAAAAGGTTACACAAATTAAAGAGAAGATTTGTCAGAATAAGCTATGGTAGTAGGCACTAGAAAATTGATAGAGAAATTAAAACAGTCCAATCCAGAGGGATGATCTAGACCAAACATTGAAACACGAACATTAACCAACTAGAAACTTCTGCAACACTAACTTGACAAGCGGTACAGAGTAAGCACAAAACTAAAGAATCTGGAGGGAACAATGTGTAATGCAAGAAAAACCTTGTACAATCACCATAAAATGAGCTATGTTAAATCCTCCTGCAAAGATGATATAATAGTGAGGAGGAGTATATCCAGATTACGTCCAAACAAAGTGAGCTAAGTTTATATAACTGGTATTTAGCTATTTATGTACCCTACAATATTAAATGATGTCAATGTTTTCTCCATCTAGGACAAAAGGCTCAAGTTAGAACATGGCATAACAGAGCCATAGGACAAAAAAGATGAGAAATTAGTTAATGTGCATAGCATCAGAATGATACTTGTCCAAATCAGCATCAAGATCTTCAGCTGAGACAGGTTTCTTCTTTTTTGAAACTGTAGctgagacaggtttatgatggcTTCTTTCTACACGAGCCCTTCCATATGCTGCTCCTCCAGGTCTGCAGGCAAAAACAATTCTCTAAAAGTCATTACAAGTAGGCAATGGCTCATTAGTAAGGAAATTACAACCCAATCATTAGCTCCAAATGATCTATTGTGCCACTATCACTCAAGAGTTATTAGTTGCTTGTAAAAACGTGGACAATATGAATCCTTACTGATCTTTTACCTCTGGAAACTTGCTTGCAAATTTGCTGATGCAAAAAT is drawn from Lycium barbarum isolate Lr01 chromosome 8, ASM1917538v2, whole genome shotgun sequence and contains these coding sequences:
- the LOC132606118 gene encoding AP3-complex subunit beta-A isoform X2 yields the protein MFTQSTSDSLSKASSLVFRIGTDAHLYDDPDDVNIAPLLDSKFDSEICEALKRLLALIAQGADVSNFFPQVVKNVASQSMEVKKLVYLYLLHYAEKCIFSDIMWKLKRCTAGLCTWKLLFGFWLELLCFVRPNEALLSINCFQRDLGDSNPLVRAWALRTMAGIRLHVIAPLVLVAVGKCARDPSVYVRKCAANALPKLHDLRLEENISTIEETVGILLTDSSPGVVGAAAAAFSSICPNNFSLIAKNYRRLCETLPDVEEWGQIILIGILIRYIIARHGLVKESLMVDSHSSENCNSEKEGSETYFGIKESTNDIGSVVCESEIAEIVSRSYLEGPDKYLSRPTSKRASSVKDFPDFTSPKSNDDVKILLQCTLPLLWSQNSAVVLAAAGVHWIMAPKEEIKRIVKPLLFLLRSSSASKYVVLCNIQVFAKAMPTLFISHFEDFFVSSTDPYQVKALKLDILSLIVTDSSISPIFNEFQDYIKDPDRRFAADAVAAIGLCAQRLPNIASICLEGLLVLTSSDVDIASMDEEAVILIQAINSIKTIIKHEPSSRDKVIVHLARKLDSIRVPSARAMIIWMLGEYNSTGHIIPKVLPTVLKYLAWTFSSEALEAKLQILNAMVKVLLHAEGEALSTFKTLLNYVLELAKCDLNYDIRDRARLLQKLLSHYIGTHELEESAHRAAPDSALHVLAGHLFGRETKPSPSEPLAYRFYLPGSLSLMVLHAAPGYEPLPQPLSLICDDTTHESNMVKDMKQPENGATQSESYETDDADSVSGSLNEESTSGYNSQDSPTGSSGTRGSHGSGSVSDDDGHAGPLIHLSDSGNAHGNQLGPRINQNSDSNDLGELMSVRALESWLDDSPGSTHNSVELNNVFQSLARISIGDISSRVKPKSYTLLDPANGNGLSVEYTFSSEVSSISPLLVCIQVTFINSSVEAMSNLQLVEEDSGMRVESSDQVLTSDESSKMSVNDVPTLVPMEKIAKLEQGQVTQRTLQVRFHHHLLPLKLLLWCNDKKYPVKLRPDIGYFVKPLPMEIDVFSVKESQLPGMFEYLRRCTFIDHIEELNKLESPLAKDNFLVICETLALKVLSNANLFLVSVDMPVGTNLDDASGLRLRFSGEILSNSIPCLITITVEGRCSEPLDTAVKVNCEETVFGLNFLNRVVNFLTEPARS